The following are encoded in a window of Natrononativus amylolyticus genomic DNA:
- a CDS encoding PstS family phosphate ABC transporter substrate-binding protein has protein sequence MERGYSRRSTLRALGAGSAVALAGCLSSADSNGGTTIRVSGGVGPLPMVQVWADMYESETGVSLNVSGGGTGVGVSDVLNGQVDIAMMGRDPDDAEIEEGLFAVAMLIDTVVGTVNVDNPVYDEIRDHGLTRGDLEAIFTKEVANWGDVVDADVDEPIYVYGRSDSSAAYKQWGEFLGGYTENELESLADGNFDGDQPVAQAIDNDSHGISLNNINYVYDFNTGGLEMNLRPVPLDLDEDGTLSAEEDFYDNRDEFLTAVENDLYPAPPAREMFLAADEEFEDEAEAFVEWVLTDGQEHVRENGYAPLDDDRLAEQRETLATGEY, from the coding sequence ATGGAACGTGGCTACTCGCGTCGGTCCACCCTGCGCGCGCTCGGTGCCGGCTCTGCGGTCGCCCTCGCCGGGTGTCTCTCGTCTGCGGACTCTAACGGAGGAACGACGATCCGGGTGTCCGGCGGCGTCGGCCCGCTGCCGATGGTACAGGTGTGGGCGGACATGTACGAGTCCGAGACCGGCGTCAGTCTCAACGTCTCGGGCGGCGGCACCGGCGTCGGCGTCTCCGACGTCCTGAACGGGCAGGTCGACATCGCGATGATGGGGCGGGACCCCGACGACGCGGAGATCGAAGAGGGGCTGTTCGCCGTCGCGATGCTCATCGACACCGTCGTCGGCACGGTCAACGTCGACAACCCCGTCTACGACGAGATCCGAGACCACGGGCTCACTCGAGGCGACCTCGAGGCGATCTTCACCAAGGAGGTGGCCAACTGGGGCGACGTCGTCGACGCGGACGTCGACGAACCGATCTACGTCTACGGGCGCTCGGACTCCTCGGCCGCATACAAGCAGTGGGGGGAGTTCCTCGGCGGCTACACCGAGAACGAACTCGAGAGCCTCGCCGACGGGAACTTCGACGGCGACCAGCCGGTCGCCCAGGCGATCGACAACGACTCCCACGGCATCTCGCTGAACAACATCAACTACGTCTACGACTTCAACACGGGCGGCCTCGAGATGAACCTCCGGCCCGTCCCCCTCGACCTCGACGAGGACGGCACGCTCTCCGCGGAGGAGGACTTCTACGACAATCGAGACGAATTCCTCACGGCCGTCGAGAACGATCTCTACCCGGCACCGCCGGCCCGCGAGATGTTCCTGGCGGCCGACGAGGAGTTCGAGGACGAGGCCGAGGCGTTCGTCGAGTGGGTCCTCACCGACGGCCAGGAACACGTCCGGGAGAACGGTTACGCGCCGCTCGACGACGACCGACTCGCGGAGCAACGGGAGACGCTGGCGACGGGTGAGTACTGA
- the pstC gene encoding phosphate ABC transporter permease subunit PstC — MSTGTQTERGDGTRLERRLLLERLSSYWLLGAGLFAVALFSLIVLTLVQQSIPIVSEHSLVQMLTSSNWDPAQEEFGFLPAIVGTLYVTALSMALGTPIAILAAIYIAEYAEGRLKIVVSSFIDVLAAIPSVIFGLVGLIVVVPFVGDYLAPAVGAHSIGLGIVTVSLVMAIIVTPFMISLSVESLEALPDELRESSLGVGATKWETTRSVLLRAAGPGIFSAILLGFGRVFGATIVPAMLIGGQTTIPESPFDAAETLPTLIVNDFGELMSIPLTQSALIFVGLMLLVIVWLFNFGAMLIRRRLQRRWQY, encoded by the coding sequence ATGTCGACGGGAACGCAGACCGAACGCGGCGACGGGACGCGACTCGAGCGCCGGTTACTCCTCGAGCGCCTGAGTAGCTACTGGCTGCTCGGCGCCGGACTGTTCGCGGTCGCGCTCTTCTCGCTGATCGTCCTCACGCTGGTCCAGCAGTCGATCCCGATCGTCTCCGAACACTCCCTGGTGCAGATGCTGACCTCCTCGAACTGGGACCCCGCCCAGGAGGAGTTCGGTTTCCTGCCGGCGATCGTCGGCACGCTGTACGTCACCGCGCTCTCGATGGCTCTCGGCACGCCGATCGCGATCCTCGCGGCGATCTACATCGCCGAGTACGCCGAGGGACGGCTGAAGATCGTCGTCTCGTCGTTCATCGACGTCCTCGCGGCGATCCCGAGCGTGATCTTCGGGCTGGTCGGGCTGATCGTCGTCGTCCCGTTCGTCGGCGACTACCTCGCGCCGGCGGTCGGCGCCCACAGCATCGGCCTCGGGATCGTGACGGTCAGTCTCGTGATGGCGATCATCGTCACGCCCTTTATGATCTCGCTGTCGGTCGAGTCGCTCGAGGCCTTGCCCGACGAGCTACGGGAGTCCTCGCTCGGCGTCGGCGCGACGAAGTGGGAGACGACCCGGTCGGTGCTGCTGCGGGCCGCCGGCCCGGGCATCTTCTCGGCGATCCTGCTCGGGTTCGGCCGCGTCTTCGGCGCGACGATCGTCCCCGCGATGCTCATCGGCGGCCAGACGACGATCCCGGAGAGCCCGTTCGACGCCGCCGAGACGCTGCCGACGCTGATCGTCAACGACTTCGGCGAGCTGATGTCCATCCCGCTCACCCAGTCGGCGCTGATCTTCGTCGGGCTCATGTTGCTCGTGATCGTCTGGCTGTTCAACTTCGGTGCGATGCTGATCCGCCGTCGGCTCCAGCGGAGGTGGCAGTACTGA
- a CDS encoding substrate-binding domain-containing protein: MAIQRRPFLTAAGVVAAGLGGCLSSDEGGNAAPEIAGTTLTLTTTTSTYDTGLLDDLNAPFEDRYGVTVNTISQGTGAALETGRAGDSDVVMVHARSLEDEFLEEGYGVNRRDLMFNDFVVVGGSDDPAGIAGGDDAAEAFETIAEAESTFISRGDDSGTHAKELAIWEEAGIDRGGDWYLEAGDGMGPVLTQSDQQGAYTLADRGTYLSMQNELDLEILVEGPIEGGSELLANPYGIVAVNPAVHDTVEYDLAMAYIGYLTSLEGQERIEEYTVEDEQLFFPESLSENPNFRQYVPEGWSDDDGA, encoded by the coding sequence ATGGCGATACAACGACGCCCGTTTCTCACCGCTGCCGGCGTCGTCGCCGCCGGACTCGGCGGCTGTCTGAGCAGCGACGAGGGCGGAAACGCCGCTCCCGAAATCGCGGGGACGACGCTCACGCTGACGACGACGACCAGCACGTACGATACGGGGCTGCTGGACGATCTCAACGCGCCGTTCGAGGATCGCTACGGCGTCACCGTCAACACCATCTCGCAGGGTACGGGAGCGGCCCTCGAGACCGGGCGGGCGGGCGACTCCGACGTCGTGATGGTCCACGCCAGATCGCTCGAAGACGAGTTCCTCGAGGAGGGCTACGGCGTCAACCGGCGGGATCTCATGTTCAACGATTTCGTCGTCGTCGGGGGGAGCGACGATCCCGCGGGGATCGCCGGCGGTGACGACGCCGCCGAGGCGTTCGAGACGATCGCGGAGGCTGAATCGACGTTCATCTCTCGGGGCGACGACTCCGGCACCCACGCGAAGGAGCTGGCGATCTGGGAGGAAGCGGGGATCGACCGCGGCGGCGACTGGTACCTCGAGGCGGGCGACGGAATGGGGCCGGTGCTCACGCAGTCGGACCAGCAGGGCGCGTACACGCTCGCCGATCGCGGAACGTACCTCTCGATGCAGAACGAACTCGACCTCGAGATTCTGGTCGAGGGGCCGATCGAGGGGGGTTCCGAGTTGCTCGCGAACCCCTACGGAATCGTCGCCGTCAACCCGGCGGTCCACGACACCGTCGAGTACGACCTGGCGATGGCGTACATCGGCTACCTCACGAGCCTCGAGGGCCAGGAGCGAATCGAGGAGTACACCGTCGAGGACGAACAGCTGTTCTTCCCCGAATCGCTCTCGGAGAACCCCAACTTCCGGCAGTACGTTCCCGAGGGGTGGAGCGACGACGATGGGGCGTAA
- a CDS encoding phosphate ABC transporter ATP-binding protein, with translation MSQQTAIRTENLEVTYTGNRDVTALDGVSVDFAENRLTAIIGPSGCGKSTLLKSLNCLHEITPSAAVTGEVYLGDEAVYDTDEPLPEIRRRVGYVPQTPTPLPLSIYNNVAYGAKLHGNYSRAELDELVETYLRKVDLWEEVADRLDAPGAELSTGQIQRLCLARSLAVEPEVLLCDEVTSALDPISAERVEATLEGLKEEYTIIMVTHSMEQAKRLADDVVFLYLGEVIEESDTRSFFENPQHERTEEFVKGHAAVDYDGDDGSEGSTGASDVEPADPIAADRQT, from the coding sequence ATGAGCCAACAGACTGCGATCCGAACGGAGAACCTCGAGGTAACGTACACCGGAAACAGGGACGTGACCGCACTCGACGGCGTGAGCGTCGACTTCGCAGAAAACCGGTTGACGGCGATCATCGGCCCGTCGGGCTGTGGCAAGTCCACGCTGTTGAAGTCGCTGAACTGCCTCCACGAGATCACGCCGAGCGCGGCGGTTACCGGCGAGGTGTACCTCGGCGACGAGGCGGTCTACGACACGGACGAACCGCTCCCCGAGATCCGCCGCCGGGTCGGCTACGTCCCGCAGACGCCGACGCCGCTGCCGCTATCGATCTACAACAACGTCGCCTACGGCGCGAAGCTCCACGGGAACTACTCGCGGGCGGAACTCGACGAACTCGTCGAGACGTACCTGCGGAAGGTCGACCTCTGGGAGGAGGTCGCAGACCGCCTCGACGCCCCCGGCGCGGAGCTCTCGACCGGCCAGATCCAGCGGCTCTGTCTCGCCCGCTCGCTCGCCGTCGAACCCGAGGTGTTGCTCTGTGACGAGGTGACGTCGGCGCTCGATCCGATCTCGGCGGAGCGGGTCGAGGCGACCCTCGAGGGACTCAAAGAGGAGTACACGATAATCATGGTCACCCACAGCATGGAGCAGGCCAAGCGCCTCGCCGACGACGTCGTCTTCCTCTACCTCGGGGAGGTGATCGAGGAGAGCGACACGCGATCGTTCTTCGAGAACCCACAACACGAACGCACGGAGGAGTTCGTGAAGGGACACGCGGCGGTCGACTACGACGGCGACGACGGTTCCGAGGGGTCGACCGGCGCGAGCGACGTCGAACCGGCCGACCCGATCGCGGCCGACCGCCAGACGTGA
- a CDS encoding ABC transporter permease encodes MTYTSEYEGDLEAAEPIEAAERGAIAAVLPTAESGVVARQLAVLAGSEYRLAVRSRWAVALTGIFAAFALGLTTFSGASVSPEGFDRTVASLAVLAVYLVPLVALAFGYDAIVGREQSGWLQTLFALPVSRAWIVVGTALGRGAVLASATVVGFGIAGGLLLLEFGLAGFDTYVAFLLAAVALGLAFLAVAVLLSTLAREKTHALGLSLLVWGWFVLVHDLLALGVLSAFTLPDAALSAVLLANPTSVFRALVLGSTGAAGDAGFAAVLADAGLSTPVLVGALLAWIVLPIALAAVCIGRRRV; translated from the coding sequence ATGACGTACACGAGCGAGTACGAGGGCGACCTCGAGGCCGCCGAGCCGATCGAGGCCGCCGAACGTGGCGCGATTGCGGCGGTGCTGCCGACGGCGGAATCGGGCGTCGTCGCCCGCCAGCTCGCGGTGCTCGCGGGCTCCGAGTACCGCCTCGCGGTGCGAAGCCGCTGGGCGGTCGCCCTCACCGGAATCTTTGCCGCGTTCGCGCTGGGGCTGACGACCTTCAGCGGCGCGAGCGTGAGCCCCGAGGGGTTCGACCGAACCGTCGCGAGCCTCGCCGTGCTCGCGGTGTACCTCGTCCCGCTGGTCGCGCTGGCGTTCGGCTACGACGCGATCGTCGGCCGCGAACAGAGCGGCTGGCTCCAGACGCTGTTCGCCCTGCCGGTCTCGCGGGCGTGGATCGTCGTCGGGACCGCCCTCGGTCGGGGCGCCGTGCTGGCGAGTGCGACCGTCGTCGGCTTCGGGATCGCGGGCGGCCTGCTGTTGCTCGAGTTCGGCCTCGCCGGGTTCGACACCTACGTCGCGTTCCTGCTCGCCGCCGTGGCCCTCGGACTGGCGTTTCTCGCCGTCGCCGTCCTCCTGTCGACGCTGGCTCGCGAGAAGACCCACGCGCTCGGGCTGTCGCTGTTAGTGTGGGGCTGGTTCGTCCTCGTCCACGACCTGCTCGCGCTGGGCGTGCTCTCGGCGTTCACGCTGCCCGACGCCGCCCTCTCGGCGGTGTTGCTCGCCAACCCGACGAGCGTCTTTCGGGCACTCGTCCTCGGCAGCACTGGCGCCGCCGGCGACGCGGGATTCGCCGCGGTGCTCGCCGACGCCGGGCTCTCGACGCCCGTCCTCGTGGGAGCACTCCTCGCCTGGATCGTCCTGCCGATCGCGCTCGCGGCCGTCTGCATCGGCCGACGGAGGGTGTGA
- a CDS encoding nitrous oxide reductase accessory protein NosL, producing MSRRSRRADCHRSLGSASRRRVLAGITSAAAGGLAGCLAADDSSPPAEPIDLTGGRECAVCGMVVEDHYGPAGQIFYDDGRPDGGDGPVAFDSVAELLVYDDEQRIRGLEDRAVFVTDYSSVDYELEDRDGVHYVSTHAEREAFADATELYYVVDSEIRGAMGPDHLPFSRRSDADDVSREYGGAVRNWGELSNASE from the coding sequence GTGTCGCGACGTTCACGACGGGCTGACTGCCACCGATCGCTCGGCTCGGCCTCGAGACGGCGCGTACTCGCCGGAATCACCTCCGCCGCGGCGGGCGGGCTCGCCGGCTGTCTCGCCGCCGACGATTCGTCGCCGCCGGCCGAGCCGATCGACCTGACCGGCGGCCGCGAGTGCGCCGTCTGCGGGATGGTCGTCGAGGATCACTACGGCCCCGCCGGTCAGATCTTCTACGACGACGGCCGCCCCGACGGCGGCGACGGTCCGGTCGCCTTCGACAGCGTCGCCGAACTCCTCGTCTACGACGACGAGCAGCGGATCCGGGGGCTGGAGGACCGGGCCGTGTTCGTCACCGACTACTCGAGCGTCGACTACGAACTCGAGGACCGAGACGGCGTCCACTACGTCTCGACGCACGCCGAGAGGGAGGCTTTCGCCGACGCGACGGAGCTCTACTACGTCGTCGACAGCGAGATCCGGGGGGCGATGGGCCCCGACCACCTGCCGTTCTCCCGGCGGTCGGACGCCGACGATGTCTCGAGAGAGTACGGAGGCGCGGTCCGAAACTGGGGTGAGCTCTCGAATGCCTCCGAGTGA
- a CDS encoding winged helix-turn-helix domain-containing protein → MSQSQYAVHGTSPGFSSGPDVLSLETGAREILSAFDDADCRTILEVVGDDDGLSASEISDRSDVPLSTTYRKLETLTEAGLLDQQLRIRRSGKHTREYTRRIEDVRISVDDGGIELHVSRCADSSSPLFA, encoded by the coding sequence ATGAGTCAGTCACAGTATGCGGTTCACGGAACGTCTCCCGGATTTTCGAGCGGCCCGGACGTCCTCTCACTCGAGACCGGCGCCCGAGAGATCCTCAGCGCGTTCGACGACGCAGACTGCCGCACCATCCTCGAAGTGGTCGGTGACGACGACGGACTGTCGGCCAGCGAAATTTCCGACCGCAGCGACGTCCCGCTGTCGACGACCTACCGCAAACTCGAGACGCTCACCGAGGCCGGACTCCTCGACCAGCAGCTTCGCATCCGCCGGTCGGGCAAGCACACCCGCGAGTACACCCGCCGAATCGAGGACGTTCGCATCTCGGTCGACGACGGGGGAATCGAACTCCACGTTTCCCGTTGTGCTGACAGTTCGTCGCCGCTGTTCGCCTAG
- a CDS encoding YeiH family protein, translating into MSLRRFLPGLAVLCLGALLARSVELAVGLNHLLVAIAIGFVLANAVGVPTRFERGIATHKLWLGAGIVLMGASLTLETVLEVGGLVLLVVVAITALTIVVVELLARNVFGLADHLGSLLAAGSGICGVSAVVAVAGAIRAREGQIAYAAATVLLFDAITLVVYPIVGDALGLSSVVFGVWAGVSMFSTGPVVAVGFAHSEVAGQWATMTKLSRNALIGVVVLAYASYYARTGSAGRPSLRSLWEEFPKFVLGFLALVALASLGAFSPAQQASIENAYSWLFLLAFVGLGTEIRLAELRNTGVAPALVVLLALLVASTVSLGVLTLLFGA; encoded by the coding sequence ATGAGCCTTCGTCGGTTTCTTCCGGGCCTCGCGGTTCTCTGTCTCGGTGCGCTGCTCGCACGCAGCGTCGAACTCGCCGTCGGTCTCAACCACCTGCTCGTCGCCATCGCCATCGGCTTCGTGCTGGCCAACGCCGTCGGCGTGCCGACCCGGTTCGAGCGCGGAATCGCCACCCACAAGCTCTGGCTGGGCGCCGGGATCGTCCTCATGGGCGCGTCGTTGACCCTCGAGACCGTGCTCGAGGTCGGTGGTCTCGTCCTGCTCGTGGTCGTGGCGATCACCGCGCTCACGATCGTCGTCGTCGAACTCCTCGCGCGAAACGTCTTCGGGCTCGCGGATCACCTCGGCTCGCTGCTCGCCGCAGGATCGGGAATCTGCGGGGTGTCGGCGGTCGTCGCCGTCGCCGGCGCGATCCGAGCACGGGAGGGCCAGATCGCCTACGCGGCGGCGACGGTCCTGCTGTTCGACGCGATCACGCTCGTCGTCTACCCGATCGTCGGCGACGCGCTGGGCCTCTCGAGCGTCGTCTTCGGCGTCTGGGCCGGCGTCAGCATGTTCTCGACGGGACCGGTGGTCGCGGTCGGCTTCGCACACTCCGAGGTCGCCGGCCAGTGGGCGACGATGACGAAACTCTCCCGAAACGCGCTCATCGGCGTCGTCGTCCTCGCGTACGCGAGCTACTACGCCCGAACGGGGTCCGCCGGCCGGCCGTCGCTCCGGTCGCTCTGGGAGGAGTTCCCGAAGTTCGTCCTCGGTTTTCTCGCGCTCGTGGCGCTCGCGAGCCTCGGCGCGTTCTCGCCGGCACAGCAGGCGTCGATCGAGAACGCCTACAGCTGGCTGTTCCTGCTCGCGTTCGTCGGGCTCGGGACGGAGATCCGACTCGCGGAGCTTCGCAACACCGGAGTGGCGCCCGCACTCGTCGTGTTGCTGGCGTTGCTCGTCGCCAGTACGGTTTCACTCGGCGTGCTCACGCTGCTGTTTGGCGCGTGA
- a CDS encoding DUF7560 family zinc ribbon protein, whose amino-acid sequence MSTSEDYTFVCPGCSQSIAVNASMRDALVENGCAICGTPVSRDAFEPDSPTAAQ is encoded by the coding sequence ATGAGCACCAGTGAGGACTACACCTTCGTCTGTCCGGGCTGTTCGCAGTCCATCGCGGTCAACGCCTCGATGCGGGACGCGCTCGTCGAGAACGGGTGCGCGATCTGTGGCACCCCCGTGTCTCGAGACGCGTTCGAACCCGACTCTCCGACGGCCGCACAGTAG
- a CDS encoding PstA family ABC transporter permease encodes MDRYAEQRLFGLLARGSAALVVGVLLLVVGVTLYRGGMVFLTDPAVVITPPGSRYMLDGGGGFLHAILGSVFIVVPATVIATTLSLSTAIYLQSDYSSERTSDVINMFLNVLWGTPPIVYGVFVLTIIIAVGAQTSLIFGTIAIAIFQYPIMTRYADEALRAAPDAVKQASYGLGATRFESARMTVRAALPGVIAGIIMGFARGIGDAATVLFTAGRSTQMPGGPFDPATTLPILIFEQAASFNAEVRSHAYAASFVLIVAVLSLIIVSKLLAGRFARFAPGGRHS; translated from the coding sequence ATGGACCGGTACGCAGAACAGCGCCTGTTCGGCCTGCTCGCCCGCGGCAGCGCCGCCCTCGTCGTCGGCGTCCTGTTGCTGGTCGTCGGCGTGACGCTCTACCGGGGCGGGATGGTGTTTCTCACCGATCCGGCGGTCGTGATCACGCCGCCCGGCTCGCGGTACATGCTCGACGGCGGCGGCGGCTTCCTGCACGCGATCCTCGGGAGCGTCTTTATCGTCGTGCCGGCGACGGTGATCGCGACGACGCTGTCGCTGTCGACCGCGATCTACCTCCAGAGCGACTACTCGAGCGAGCGCACCTCGGACGTGATCAACATGTTCCTGAACGTGCTCTGGGGGACGCCGCCGATCGTCTACGGCGTGTTCGTGCTGACGATCATCATCGCGGTCGGCGCCCAGACGAGCCTGATCTTCGGGACGATCGCGATCGCGATCTTCCAGTACCCGATCATGACCCGGTACGCCGACGAGGCGCTGCGGGCCGCCCCCGACGCGGTCAAGCAGGCGTCGTACGGCCTCGGCGCGACGCGGTTCGAGAGCGCACGGATGACGGTCCGCGCGGCCCTACCGGGCGTCATCGCCGGGATCATCATGGGCTTCGCCCGCGGGATCGGGGACGCGGCGACGGTGCTGTTCACGGCCGGCCGAAGCACCCAGATGCCCGGCGGCCCGTTCGATCCCGCGACGACGCTGCCGATCCTGATCTTCGAGCAGGCGGCGTCGTTCAACGCCGAAGTCCGCTCGCACGCCTACGCGGCGTCGTTCGTCCTCATCGTCGCCGTGCTGTCGCTGATCATCGTTTCGAAGCTACTCGCGGGGCGGTTCGCCCGCTTCGCACCAGGAGGGAGACACTCATGA
- a CDS encoding MmgE/PrpD family protein codes for MTTTRELAQFSQRTTYDDLSDAVRDALKRRVLDTVGVAVAATDAGPPRTVLETVRDLESGGACTLWGRDAAASPVGATMHNTALIRSLEYADSYLAPGETVHPSDNLAAAVACGEYADRSGAELLAGLAVADEIQGELAWNAPVRSKGFDYVTHTVVSAAAGAATLLDLDLEATRNAIAIAGTGHNALRVARTGEINEWKAVASANAARNAVYAAFLAKHGTAGPRNVFEGQHGWQEVISGPFEVDLTPGERVHDVATGRYAAATYAQSAVEGVIELAKTEDLDPESISGVTLETFAGAKRALGGGEGNRYEVETRAQADHSLPYVLAAALLDRELSPAQYASERLRRADVQELLRIVDVREDPDLTERFEAGELPAVIDVVMDDGTTYRVEKSAFRGHPRDPMGWDDLEAKFDAVTAGRLEDDRRDEIVETVRGLEEYDVSELTALLR; via the coding sequence ATGACGACGACGCGCGAACTGGCCCAGTTCTCTCAGCGAACGACGTACGACGATCTCTCCGACGCGGTTCGCGACGCGCTGAAACGGCGCGTTCTCGACACCGTCGGGGTCGCGGTCGCCGCAACGGACGCCGGACCGCCACGAACCGTTCTCGAAACCGTCCGCGACCTCGAGTCCGGGGGCGCCTGTACGCTCTGGGGTCGCGACGCGGCCGCTTCGCCGGTCGGCGCGACGATGCACAACACCGCGCTCATTCGCTCGCTCGAGTACGCGGACTCGTATCTCGCGCCCGGCGAAACGGTCCACCCGAGCGACAACCTCGCGGCGGCCGTCGCCTGCGGGGAGTACGCGGACCGTTCCGGGGCGGAACTGCTCGCCGGGTTGGCGGTCGCCGACGAGATTCAGGGCGAACTCGCCTGGAACGCACCCGTCCGGTCGAAGGGGTTCGACTACGTCACCCACACCGTCGTCTCCGCGGCTGCGGGGGCTGCGACCCTCCTCGACCTCGACCTCGAGGCGACACGGAACGCGATCGCCATCGCGGGCACCGGTCACAACGCCCTCCGGGTGGCACGGACCGGCGAGATCAACGAGTGGAAGGCGGTCGCCTCGGCGAACGCGGCGCGAAACGCGGTGTACGCCGCGTTCCTCGCGAAACACGGAACGGCGGGACCGCGGAACGTCTTCGAGGGACAGCACGGCTGGCAGGAGGTGATCTCGGGGCCGTTCGAGGTCGACCTGACGCCGGGTGAACGAGTCCACGACGTGGCGACCGGGCGGTACGCCGCGGCGACGTACGCCCAGTCTGCCGTCGAGGGCGTGATCGAACTGGCGAAGACCGAGGACCTCGATCCGGAGTCGATCAGCGGCGTCACGCTCGAGACGTTCGCCGGCGCGAAGCGCGCCCTCGGCGGCGGCGAGGGGAACCGCTACGAGGTCGAGACGCGGGCGCAGGCGGACCACTCGCTCCCCTACGTGCTCGCGGCGGCGCTGCTCGACCGCGAGCTCTCGCCCGCCCAGTACGCCTCCGAGCGGCTCCGACGGGCGGACGTCCAGGAGTTACTGCGGATCGTCGACGTCCGCGAGGACCCCGATCTCACGGAGCGCTTCGAGGCGGGCGAGCTGCCCGCCGTCATCGACGTCGTGATGGACGACGGCACCACCTACCGCGTCGAGAAGTCGGCGTTTCGCGGCCACCCCCGCGATCCGATGGGGTGGGACGACCTCGAGGCGAAGTTCGACGCGGTCACGGCGGGGCGACTCGAGGACGACCGGCGCGACGAGATCGTCGAGACGGTACGCGGGCTCGAGGAGTACGACGTGTCGGAGTTAACGGCGTTACTCCGCTGA